Proteins co-encoded in one Quercus robur chromosome 8, dhQueRobu3.1, whole genome shotgun sequence genomic window:
- the LOC126695228 gene encoding rho GDP-dissociation inhibitor 1 isoform X2, with product MSLAVGAVSSSKNMGFDENKEEGEKSTREIEEAKQEGDDEGGKISRQMSEASLYTTDQEEEDDERSKLQLGPQYTLKEQLEKDKDDESLRRWKEQLLGSVDLNNVGETLEPDVKIFCLSIISPGRSDIVLPIPEDGKPKGIWFTLKEVDSSKEMIGTFSPQIEPYTHIMQEETTPSGMFSRGSYSARSKFLDDDNKCYLEINYGFDIRKEWAST from the exons ATGTCTTTGGCTGTTGGAGCTGTTTCAAGTTCCAAGAACATGGGGTTTGATGAAAACAAGGAGGAAGGAGAGAAAAGTACAAGAGAAATAGAGGAAGCAAAGCAAGAGGGTGATGATGAGGGAGGGAAGATTAGCAGACAGATGAGTGAAGCTTCTTTATATACAACTGATCAGGAGGAGGAAGATGATGAGAGAAGCAAATTACAGTTGGGTCCTCAGTACACTCTCAAAGAACAGCTTGAGAAGGATAAG GATGATGAGAGTCTGAGGAGGTGGAAGGAACAGCTTCTTGGGAGTGTTGATCTTAACAATGTCGGAG AAACTCTTGAACCAGATGTGAAGATATTTTGTCTGTCAATCATCTCACCTGGTAGATCTGACATTGTTCTTCCTATTCCTGAAGATGGAAAGCCCAAGGGTATATGGTTTACATTGAAAGAAG TGGACAGTTCAAAAGAGATGATTGGTACATTCAGCCCTCAGATAGAGCCTTACACACATATAATGCAAGAAGAGACCACCCCTTCTGGCATGTTTTCCAGAGGATCATATTCGGCTAGATCAAAG TTTTTAGATGATGATAACAAGTGCTACTTGGAGATCAACTATGGCTTTGATATCCGAAAGGAATGGGCTTCAACTTGA
- the LOC126695228 gene encoding rho GDP-dissociation inhibitor 1 isoform X1 — protein MSLAVGAVSSSKNMGFDENKEEGEKSTREIEEAKQEGDDEGGKISRQMSEASLYTTDQEEEDDERSKLQLGPQYTLKEQLEKDKDDESLRRWKEQLLGSVDLNNVGETLEPDVKIFCLSIISPGRSDIVLPIPEDGKPKGIWFTLKEGSKYKLKFSFQVSNNIVSGLKYTNTVWKTGIKVDSSKEMIGTFSPQIEPYTHIMQEETTPSGMFSRGSYSARSKFLDDDNKCYLEINYGFDIRKEWAST, from the exons ATGTCTTTGGCTGTTGGAGCTGTTTCAAGTTCCAAGAACATGGGGTTTGATGAAAACAAGGAGGAAGGAGAGAAAAGTACAAGAGAAATAGAGGAAGCAAAGCAAGAGGGTGATGATGAGGGAGGGAAGATTAGCAGACAGATGAGTGAAGCTTCTTTATATACAACTGATCAGGAGGAGGAAGATGATGAGAGAAGCAAATTACAGTTGGGTCCTCAGTACACTCTCAAAGAACAGCTTGAGAAGGATAAG GATGATGAGAGTCTGAGGAGGTGGAAGGAACAGCTTCTTGGGAGTGTTGATCTTAACAATGTCGGAG AAACTCTTGAACCAGATGTGAAGATATTTTGTCTGTCAATCATCTCACCTGGTAGATCTGACATTGTTCTTCCTATTCCTGAAGATGGAAAGCCCAAGGGTATATGGTTTACATTGAAAGAAGGTAGtaaatacaaattgaaattctCTTTCCAAGTGAGTAATAACATTGTTTCTGGCCTTAAGTATACCAACACTGTCTGGAAAACTGGTATAAAGG TGGACAGTTCAAAAGAGATGATTGGTACATTCAGCCCTCAGATAGAGCCTTACACACATATAATGCAAGAAGAGACCACCCCTTCTGGCATGTTTTCCAGAGGATCATATTCGGCTAGATCAAAG TTTTTAGATGATGATAACAAGTGCTACTTGGAGATCAACTATGGCTTTGATATCCGAAAGGAATGGGCTTCAACTTGA